The window GAAGTGAATCTCTTCATGCCCAGCAAAAAAATCAGTACTTTGCGGAAATGAAAATGCTTGGGGAGAGATTGGGCGCTATTGATTTACCCAATACTTATGATGGCACTCAGTTGGCAATACAACATTACCGCGATCAACTACATTATGGAGAGAGGGCCAAAAGTATCATCGGTCTCCTCGATAGCTTTCCAAGTAATCTCATCTCCAGGCCATTTGTCAAAATGATTACTGGCGCAGGTTTTCTGAATCTACCAAATTGGGTATACCCCATCATTCATCGTCCAGTACCAAGTCGATTAGAGCGACTGGCGATGCGTTCCACCATTCGACTGATGGCAATCCCCGTCAGAGAAGCATTAAAGGACGGCGTAGCCGCCCACTCCCTCCGTAGGGTTTACGGATCATCCTTATGAAAAATCAATCATGATCACAAATTATCTTATTGCAGGCATGGTGGGAATCATGCTGTTCTTTACTGTTGTCGTAGCCCCTACCGTATTTAAAGTATTGCCCGTAGAGTGGTCCAGTAAATATGTCCGAAACTTTTTCCCAAAATACTATGCTTTTTTAGGCCTAGTTACTCTAGTAACCGTATTTACTGAGCAAGATCCTGTTAACAGGCTCTACCTGATCGCCTGTGTGATTCTGTTCGCTTTC is drawn from Polynucleobacter arcticus and contains these coding sequences:
- a CDS encoding DUF4149 domain-containing protein, producing the protein MITNYLIAGMVGIMLFFTVVVAPTVFKVLPVEWSSKYVRNFFPKYYAFLGLVTLVTVFTEQDPVNRLYLIACVILFAFTLFFLTGRINAAKDEGRNKQFHVLHGLSVVINVIQLGIFIYLLAISL